From the genome of Flavobacteriales bacterium, one region includes:
- a CDS encoding T9SS type A sorting domain-containing protein: protein MNRIRCFWSMCFLLGSLSSFAQLTFKRDMSVPVIISGETLPYAWAGGLNFTQFSSIDINLDGNKDLVVFDRSGNHLLPFIHLGGNDTINYEYQPDLAGNFPPLHDWALFADYNNDNKEDIFTYSNGGFSVYKNTSSATQLSFKLEKYLVYSQYGSNYVNLWISAVDIPAITDVDNDGDIDILTFGLAGATVEYHQNMSMENYGIPDSLDFVLNTSCWGQFSENFSSNSVLLNATCKGGDTSPDLSETGELHSGSTLLAIDGDDDGDKELILGDISFANLVYLNNGGDSSNAVMISQDSLFPIYDTPANLEIFPASFYVDIDHDGKRDLIIGTNSQNAAENFQSVHYYKNTNTDLAPVFSFRKNSVIQEDMIDLGEGAYPVFFDYNADGLQDLIVGNYAYYGPAGNYKSQLALFENTGTATSPVFTLITRDYLNIASLNLYGAVPAFGDMDDDGDDDMLLGDYNGYVHLFKNAAGPGNPASFSLTQANYESIDPGQFATPQIIDVDRNGVPDILLGERNGNLNYYPNLGTATQAQFKLDVKEILWQSGITVRYMFNGSADLSRVGIGEKLNAFGCTEAPNNGTFVITDVNPGAMYIEVTNSLRPDATYDEAADTPGEAIPHDDFFGNVDSRQFGYFTGYSVPFMYDNNGSYNLLVGSETGYIFRYDNIDGNLDGAFTETDTTYMQIREGQRSSVNGTDINGDGVIDLVMGNYRGGLGLFTGSKFFGTIDPNMSESQVHIFPNPATNTIHISCPGLMAGMHYRYQVHDMLGRLVQDGTIASHDPTIDVQAYGSGTYLLTLYLEDMIGHARFIVSADGR from the coding sequence ATGAATAGAATACGTTGTTTCTGGTCCATGTGCTTTCTTCTGGGTAGTTTGTCATCTTTTGCACAGCTTACCTTTAAGCGGGACATGTCTGTACCGGTGATCATAAGCGGTGAAACACTTCCATATGCCTGGGCGGGCGGTCTCAACTTCACCCAGTTTTCTTCCATCGATATCAACCTGGATGGAAATAAAGACCTGGTTGTTTTCGACCGGAGTGGTAACCACCTTCTCCCATTCATTCATCTTGGAGGAAATGATACCATCAACTATGAATACCAACCGGATCTGGCCGGTAACTTTCCGCCTCTCCATGACTGGGCATTGTTCGCAGACTACAACAACGACAACAAGGAAGACATCTTCACCTATTCCAACGGAGGATTCTCTGTATACAAGAACACTTCTTCCGCCACCCAACTGTCCTTCAAGCTGGAAAAGTACCTCGTATATTCACAGTACGGATCAAACTATGTCAATCTTTGGATCAGCGCCGTGGATATTCCCGCCATCACAGATGTGGATAACGACGGTGATATTGACATCCTGACGTTCGGACTTGCCGGGGCTACGGTGGAATACCACCAGAACATGTCCATGGAGAACTACGGTATTCCGGATAGCCTCGACTTCGTTTTGAATACCTCCTGCTGGGGACAGTTTAGTGAGAACTTCAGCAGCAATTCCGTACTCCTGAATGCCACATGTAAAGGCGGGGATACATCTCCGGACCTTAGTGAGACGGGAGAACTTCACTCAGGCTCAACACTACTTGCAATTGATGGGGATGACGATGGAGATAAAGAGTTGATATTGGGAGACATCTCCTTTGCCAATCTTGTTTACCTGAACAATGGAGGTGATTCTTCAAACGCCGTCATGATAAGCCAGGACAGCCTGTTCCCCATTTACGACACACCGGCAAACCTGGAAATCTTTCCCGCCAGTTTTTATGTCGACATAGATCATGATGGCAAAAGGGACCTGATCATAGGCACGAACTCTCAGAATGCGGCGGAGAATTTCCAAAGCGTACATTATTATAAGAATACGAATACAGACCTTGCCCCGGTATTTTCTTTCCGCAAGAATTCCGTTATACAGGAGGATATGATTGATCTGGGAGAAGGAGCATATCCGGTCTTTTTTGATTACAATGCCGACGGACTTCAGGATTTGATCGTGGGCAACTATGCATATTATGGTCCGGCAGGTAACTACAAGTCCCAGCTTGCTCTTTTTGAGAATACAGGAACTGCAACTTCTCCTGTGTTCACCCTCATCACAAGGGACTACCTGAACATTGCTTCACTGAATTTATACGGCGCCGTTCCTGCCTTTGGCGATATGGATGATGACGGCGATGATGACATGCTACTTGGCGACTATAATGGTTATGTGCATTTATTCAAAAACGCTGCCGGCCCGGGGAATCCGGCCAGTTTCAGTTTAACGCAAGCCAACTACGAATCCATCGATCCCGGTCAGTTTGCCACACCACAGATCATTGATGTAGACAGGAATGGAGTGCCGGATATTCTGTTGGGTGAGCGCAACGGAAACCTGAATTATTACCCGAACCTCGGAACAGCTACACAGGCCCAATTCAAGCTGGATGTTAAGGAGATACTTTGGCAATCCGGCATCACCGTCAGGTATATGTTCAACGGAAGTGCAGATCTCAGTCGTGTTGGAATTGGTGAAAAGCTGAATGCCTTCGGATGCACCGAGGCTCCTAACAACGGAACTTTCGTCATAACCGACGTCAATCCCGGGGCGATGTATATTGAGGTAACCAATAGCTTAAGGCCCGATGCGACTTACGACGAGGCGGCCGACACACCTGGTGAAGCAATACCGCATGACGACTTCTTCGGAAATGTAGATTCACGTCAGTTCGGTTACTTCACAGGATACAGTGTGCCATTTATGTATGATAACAATGGCAGCTACAACCTCCTTGTTGGTTCAGAAACCGGCTATATATTCCGGTATGACAACATAGATGGCAACCTGGATGGGGCCTTCACTGAAACCGACACCACCTACATGCAGATTCGGGAGGGCCAGCGCTCCTCCGTAAATGGCACCGACATCAACGGAGACGGGGTCATTGACCTGGTGATGGGAAATTACCGCGGGGGGCTTGGTCTTTTTACCGGAAGTAAATTCTTCGGCACCATTGATCCGAACATGTCGGAATCACAAGTTCATATTTTTCCAAACCCGGCAACCAATACAATCCATATCTCCTGCCCCGGACTTATGGCCGGAATGCACTACCGGTATCAGGTTCATGATATGCTGGGCAGATTGGTTCAGGATGGAACAATCGCGTCACACGACCCGACGATTGACGTCCAAGCGTATGGCTCGGGCACCTACCTGCTGACTCTTTATCTGGAAGATATGATTGGACATGCCCGGTTTATCGTATCTGCCGACGGGCGATAA
- the mdh gene encoding malate dehydrogenase — MKVSVIGAGNVGATCANVIAHKELATEVVVVDIKEGLAEGKSLDIWQTAPINLYDTRAIGVTNDYAKTAGSEVVVITSGLPRKPGMSRDDLIATNAGIVKTVTENVIKHSPNAIIIIVSNPLDVMCYCAYLTAKVDSSRVFGMAGILDTARYRAFLAEALDVSPKDIQALLMGGHGDTMVPLPRYTTVSGIPVTEMIDEDKLNAIVERTKKGGGELVNLMGTSAWYAPGAAAAQMVEAVVRDQKRIFPCCAWLQGEYGMKDIYLGVPVKLGKKGIEQIVEVKLDDAEKALLEQSASAVREVMAVLDGMQQVS; from the coding sequence ATGAAAGTTAGTGTGATCGGCGCAGGAAATGTAGGTGCAACCTGTGCCAATGTAATTGCCCACAAAGAATTGGCTACCGAAGTGGTGGTCGTGGATATCAAAGAAGGTCTGGCCGAAGGAAAGTCTCTTGACATCTGGCAAACAGCGCCCATCAACTTGTATGATACCCGTGCTATCGGCGTAACAAACGACTACGCAAAAACGGCCGGCTCTGAAGTGGTGGTTATTACTTCCGGTCTGCCCCGCAAGCCTGGAATGAGCCGCGATGACCTTATCGCGACCAACGCTGGGATCGTGAAAACGGTAACCGAAAATGTGATCAAGCATTCTCCAAATGCCATCATCATCATCGTGTCTAATCCGTTGGATGTGATGTGCTATTGTGCATACCTAACCGCCAAGGTAGACTCTTCAAGGGTCTTTGGTATGGCAGGTATCCTGGATACCGCGCGCTATCGTGCATTCCTCGCCGAAGCATTGGATGTGTCTCCTAAAGATATTCAGGCACTCCTGATGGGTGGACATGGCGATACCATGGTTCCCCTGCCAAGATATACAACCGTTTCAGGAATTCCTGTGACAGAAATGATCGATGAGGACAAACTGAATGCCATTGTTGAACGCACCAAGAAAGGTGGTGGTGAACTTGTTAACCTGATGGGAACTTCTGCATGGTATGCCCCCGGTGCTGCCGCTGCACAAATGGTAGAGGCGGTTGTGAGGGATCAGAAGCGTATCTTCCCCTGCTGTGCATGGCTTCAAGGTGAATACGGTATGAAAGATATTTACCTCGGCGTACCTGTAAAATTAGGTAAGAAGGGCATTGAGCAAATTGTTGAAGTGAAGCTGGATGATGCGGAGAAAGCTCTTCTGGAACAATCAGCCAGCGCCGTTAGAGAGGTGATGGCCGTTCTTGACGGAATGCAGCAGGTATCCTGA
- the gyrB gene encoding DNA topoisomerase (ATP-hydrolyzing) subunit B, producing the protein MSEETEVKMTKEKDYSASSIQVLEGLEAVRKRPAMYIGDVSSKGLHHLVYEVVDNSIDEALAGHCRNIDVHINKGNSITVQDDGRGIPTEMHEKEKRSALEVVMTVLHAGGKFDKDSYKVSGGLHGVGVSCVNALSNHLKVEVHRKGKVFVQEYEKGKPLYDVKEVGTTDRTGTTVTFQPDDTIFNTTEYQYDTLSARLRELAFLNKGIRLTLTDHRHAEGEAETTETFFSEGGLSEFVEFLDATREKLIPDPIHIEGDKNGIPVEVAMQYNNTFAENVHSYVNNINTHEGGTHLAGFRRALTRTLKSYAEKSGMLTKLKFEISGDDFREGLTAVISVKVAEPQFEGQTKTKLGNNEVTGAVDIAVGEMLNNYLEEHPKEAKAIVQKVILAATARHAARKARELVQRKSVLTGSGLPGKLSDCSETDPGQCEIFLVEGDSAGGTAKQGRDRRYQAILPLRGKILNVEKAMGHKIYENEEIKNMYTALGVTTGTEEDERALNTDKLRYHKIVIMTDADVDGSHITTLILTFFFRYMKELIEAGYIYIAAPPLYLVKKGKDERYCWNENERDIAIKDFAKEGKESSVNVQRYKGLGEMNAEQLWATTMNPESRTLRQVSIESAAEADRVFSMLMGDDVPPRREFIERNAKYAKIDA; encoded by the coding sequence ATGAGTGAAGAAACGGAAGTTAAAATGACGAAGGAAAAAGATTACTCGGCATCCAGTATACAGGTTCTGGAAGGATTGGAAGCAGTGCGGAAACGCCCTGCCATGTATATCGGCGATGTGTCATCGAAAGGACTTCATCACCTGGTGTATGAAGTGGTAGATAACTCTATCGATGAAGCCCTTGCAGGACATTGCCGGAATATCGACGTACATATCAACAAGGGAAATTCCATCACCGTTCAGGATGACGGACGTGGTATCCCAACAGAAATGCACGAGAAGGAAAAGCGTTCGGCCCTGGAAGTGGTTATGACGGTGCTTCACGCAGGTGGTAAATTTGATAAAGATTCGTACAAAGTATCCGGTGGTCTGCATGGTGTGGGTGTATCATGTGTGAACGCCCTATCCAATCACCTGAAGGTGGAGGTGCACCGCAAAGGAAAAGTGTTTGTTCAGGAATACGAGAAAGGGAAGCCTCTCTATGATGTAAAGGAAGTGGGGACGACGGACAGAACCGGCACGACCGTGACCTTTCAACCGGATGATACAATCTTCAATACCACCGAATACCAATACGATACCTTGTCTGCGCGTCTTCGCGAACTGGCATTTCTTAACAAGGGAATCAGGCTGACGCTCACGGATCACCGCCATGCAGAAGGTGAAGCCGAAACCACAGAAACATTTTTTTCGGAAGGTGGCCTCAGCGAGTTCGTTGAGTTTCTGGATGCCACTCGGGAAAAACTCATTCCCGATCCCATCCATATCGAAGGCGATAAAAACGGTATCCCCGTGGAAGTGGCCATGCAGTACAACAACACTTTTGCTGAAAATGTACACTCCTACGTTAACAATATTAATACACACGAAGGTGGAACGCACCTGGCAGGTTTTCGCCGGGCTTTAACCCGTACCCTGAAATCTTACGCTGAGAAATCGGGTATGCTGACCAAATTGAAATTTGAGATCAGCGGTGATGATTTCAGAGAAGGACTGACCGCAGTGATCTCCGTAAAGGTGGCAGAACCTCAGTTTGAAGGGCAGACGAAAACCAAACTTGGAAATAATGAAGTGACCGGTGCTGTGGATATCGCGGTGGGAGAAATGCTTAACAACTACCTTGAAGAGCATCCCAAGGAAGCCAAAGCCATTGTGCAAAAAGTGATACTTGCTGCCACCGCAAGACATGCGGCGCGTAAGGCAAGGGAACTGGTGCAGCGGAAAAGCGTTCTCACCGGATCCGGATTACCCGGAAAGCTTTCGGATTGTTCGGAAACTGATCCGGGACAATGTGAGATTTTCCTTGTGGAAGGAGATTCGGCAGGTGGTACAGCCAAGCAGGGTAGGGACAGAAGGTATCAGGCGATCCTGCCACTTCGTGGTAAGATACTCAACGTAGAGAAGGCCATGGGGCATAAGATCTACGAAAATGAAGAAATAAAAAATATGTATACTGCCCTCGGGGTGACCACAGGTACCGAGGAAGATGAGCGGGCACTCAACACCGACAAGCTCCGGTATCACAAGATCGTGATCATGACGGATGCCGACGTGGATGGCAGCCACATCACGACACTTATTCTTACGTTCTTCTTCAGGTACATGAAAGAACTGATCGAAGCAGGTTATATCTATATCGCCGCCCCACCTCTTTACCTGGTTAAGAAAGGAAAGGATGAGCGGTATTGCTGGAACGAAAACGAACGCGATATCGCCATCAAGGACTTCGCCAAAGAAGGGAAGGAAAGCAGTGTGAATGTGCAGCGTTATAAGGGTCTTGGAGAGATGAACGCTGAACAGTTGTGGGCAACGACCATGAACCCTGAATCCAGAACCTTACGCCAGGTGAGCATTGAGAGTGCCGCTGAAGCAGACCGCGTGTTCTCCATGTTGATGGGCGATGATGTTCCCCCTCGCCGGGAGTTCATCGAACGCAACGCGAAGTACGCAAAGATCGACGCCTAA